Genomic window (Solirubrobacterales bacterium):
CGGGCCCGGTTCCAGTCGGTGGATGCCTCGGGTCCAAAGAACACGCTCCGCATGTCGTTGTCGATCCCGATCACGTCCATGCCGAGGCCGGCGAAGTGGCTTGCCGCCTCTGATCCGATCAGACCGGTCGAGCCTGTGATGACGGCCAGGCTCACTGCCCACCCTCACGCGGCAGGCCAGCAGACACGCTCAGGTCCTGAAGCAAGTCGTCGAATCGGGTCGCGACGGCCTCGGGGCTGAAGTTGCGGCGGGCGAACTCCAAGCCCGCCTGACCCCGTCGGTCGAGCTCTGCCTTGTCGGCCAGGATGCCTCGAAGCGCGCTTGGGAAGGCCTCCGGGTCGGAGGCATCGATCACCCAGCCGGCGCCCGACTGTTGCACGATGCGGGCGATCTCGGATTGGGGGTTGACGCTCGCCAGCACCGGGACGCCGCGAGACATCAGGTTCATCAGCTTCGACGGCAGGTTGAATTCGTCCACGTCGGGTCGCTGGGGGACGAGCCCGATGGCCGCCCGTTGCATCTCCTCCTCGAGCTCCTCGAGCAGCAGGCCGGGCATCTGGACGCGCGTGGAACGAATCTCCGCCGCGACCTCCAAGGCGAGCTCGCCGGTTCCCGCAAGGATCAGCCGGGCGTCATCGCCAAGGGCCGAGGAGGTCTCGAACGCGCGCACCAGCGCGGGAAGGTTTTGTGAGTGACCCATGTTTCCCATGTACAGGACGCGCGCGGGATCGACGCCGTTGTTTCCGCGACGTTCTGCCGGGCCGCGCGTGAAGGGGTTGTAGATGTGCGTGACCTTCCACGGCGGCACTCCCTTTGCGAGCAGGTTCTCGCGGAACGCATTCGAGATCACGACGATCCCGGCCGCGGAGCGATACATGTACCGCTCGAGGTGCCGCGCCGTGCGCAGCGCGAGGCCCTCGCGCATGAGGCCGGTCGTGGCAGCGGCATCGGGCAGGATGTCCTCAAGCCAGAGAATCCAGGGGAACCGCCGAAGCCGGGCGCTCATCAAGACCGGGAACACGCCCAGGAACGAAGGCGACACCACGACGGCCGCATCGGGGGCGGGGCGAAGGGCGGCTGCCACCGCCGCCGAGGCGGCATAGGTCACCTCCTCGAGGATCCTCGCCGGGGTGGTCCGGTGGCCGATGACGAGAGGAAGGCGAAGGACGGGAATCCCGTTTCTGGTCTCCCGGTAGGGGCGCAGGCGGTGACCCCAAAGCGGGCCCGGGTAGTGCGGATGCGCCGTGACGACCTCCACCCGGTGCCCGCGGGCGGACATCGCCTCGGCCCATCGAGACGCCATGGGACCCATCGCGGTGGGCTCGGGCTCGTAGTTCCAGCTCCAAAGCTGTAGCCGCAAAGACCGTGTCAACGGCGTCCCTTCAGCCGCCGCCTGCGAAGCGCTTGAACGCCAGGTAGGCCGGCTTCGGGTCGCGCGTGTACTTGAGCAAGCCCGCGCTGAGGCAGAAGCTGCAGGTGCCCGCTAGCTGCGACGCGGGCGCGGGATCGCGCCAGTCGAACCAAAAGACGCGCTGCACTTTCCAGGCACGTCGATGGTTGAGGATCAACTCGAACGCACCGTTCAGCAGGTTCGCTTGACCCGCGAGCCCCTTGTTGAGCCGGAAACGGTCGGGCGGTCCCGAGCCCCAACCGAGCTCGGTCAGCCACAGCGGCGTGTCCTCATCACCGTGCTCGGCCATCGTGGTGCGGAGTTGGTCGATTTGGTGCCCAAGGTCCTCGACGTTCGGCGCGTAAGGGTGCAGCGCAGCGGCGTCGTAGGCGCCCTTGAACCCGGGCGCGCCGTAAAGGGCCGCAAGAAATTCCGAAGCCGTCACGTCGCCGAAGCCGGGCATTCCGGCGAGGACCATCCGGGCCCGAGGATCCTGGCCCTTGATCGCGTCGTGGGAGATCCGGACGAGCCGGGCGTACTTTTGCGCCGATGCATTGACGTCTGGGCCGGGCGTGAAGAACTTCTTCAGATTGGGCTCGTTCCAGACCTGCCAGGCCCGGATGGGCACCGGCTTGGCGTTGGCCCCGTACTGCTGGACGTATCCACCGCTCCAGTAGCTGCCCTTTGGTCCGTACCGCGCCACAGCCGCCTTGAGGAAGCTTTGCCACGCCGCCTCCTGCTGCGGGCTGTCAACTGGGGCGTTCTGCTGTGCCGGAGTCACCCACTTGGGGGACCCCCACACGTACGGGATCGCCTCGATTCCGTGCGAGGCCAGGGCGCCGATGGCCTTGTCAGGCCAGGCGAGGGGCCCGTTCGGGGTCGGCTGCACCACGGCCCAGTCGAGCAGGAACCGGTCCGTCCCGATCCCAGTTGCTGCCATCGTCTGGAGATCTTGGGTGTCGAACCGGAATATGCCCTGGGCGATGCCGAAGAACTTCTGTTGAGGAATCGCGGCTGCCGTTCGGCTGCTCGAGCTGCCGACCCCTCCGAGCAGCGAGATCGAGAAACCCACCAGGACCGCGAGCGATATCGCGAGCGCTCCGAAGAGCGCCCCTCGCCCGCTCAGCAGCCCGGAGCGGGCTCGCTCTGCGATGGAGCCCTTCCCGCCTCTGTCCGTCGGTCCCATTGAGAGGCGGAAGGGTACCGGTGTCCTGGAGCCGGGGCAAACCGTCCAACGGCGACCAAGGAGGCCCCGCGTCACTCAAATTCGAATATGCTGCTGAGCGTGCGCGTAGTCTCGTCGCGTATCGGGAGGGGTCTTGCAAATGCTGGGCAGATCACGGTAAGTTTGTCGCGCACCGGTTGGGTCTGCCGGTTGGGGATATGACAGGGAGCACTGGGAGATGAGCCCCAGCGAGGGGCTGAGGCAGCAACAGGAATCCGCGGCGCGGACGGCGGTCGGCTGGCCTCTTGCGCCGGCTCCGGCGACTGGTGTGCCGGAACGCCTGCGGAATCGCCAGCCCGAAGCCGAGCGCTTTTGGCGCGACGTCCGGCGGCGGCGAATGCTGGCCTTCGCCGACGTTGGTGCCGGCATAGTCGCGAGCCTGCTCGTCGCCGGCTCGGCCCCGCGCGCGGTCTGGGCCCTGGCACTCATCCCGGGGTGGGTGGTGATCGCCAAGCTCTTCGGCCTCTATGACCGGGACCAGCGCTCGATCCGCCACCTGACAGTCGACGAGCTGTCGTCGATCGCCGCCTGGGCGGCGGCCGGCGTCGTGATACTGGGACTGCTCTTGCCGCTGACCCCGGCCGGGTCCGTCAGCTTCGGCGTCCTGGCGAGCACATGGCTTGTGGTCACGGTGGTGGCGACTCTGCTGCGGGGGACGATGCGCCTGCTTTGGCGCCTCACCACTCCACCGGAGCTGACCGCGGTGCTGGGGGACGGCGAGCTGGCGTCAGCGGCACGGCGCAAGGTGGAGCTGTTCCGCGACATGCACCTGCGCCTCGTCGAGGACGGGCCGCTGCCGCTGGGCGGGACGAACAACAACGGCGGAGCATCGTTGCGAGATCAGGTACTGGGACTGGACCGGGTGATCCTCGCGTCTGAGTGGGTGGACCCGAAGCTGATCGGCGAGCTGGCCGCCATCTGTCGCGAGGAGCAGGTGAAGCTGAGCGTGGTCTCCCCGCTGCGCGGGCGCGCGGGCGCCTCTCCCCGCCTCTCGGAGGTTGGGGAGTTGCCGGTACTCGAATAC
Coding sequences:
- a CDS encoding glycosyltransferase family 4 protein — encoded protein: MGPMASRWAEAMSARGHRVEVVTAHPHYPGPLWGHRLRPYRETRNGIPVLRLPLVIGHRTTPARILEEVTYAASAAVAAALRPAPDAAVVVSPSFLGVFPVLMSARLRRFPWILWLEDILPDAAATTGLMREGLALRTARHLERYMYRSAAGIVVISNAFRENLLAKGVPPWKVTHIYNPFTRGPAERRGNNGVDPARVLYMGNMGHSQNLPALVRAFETSSALGDDARLILAGTGELALEVAAEIRSTRVQMPGLLLEELEEEMQRAAIGLVPQRPDVDEFNLPSKLMNLMSRGVPVLASVNPQSEIARIVQQSGAGWVIDASDPEAFPSALRGILADKAELDRRGQAGLEFARRNFSPEAVATRFDDLLQDLSVSAGLPREGGQ
- a CDS encoding sugar transferase; this encodes MSPSEGLRQQQESAARTAVGWPLAPAPATGVPERLRNRQPEAERFWRDVRRRRMLAFADVGAGIVASLLVAGSAPRAVWALALIPGWVVIAKLFGLYDRDQRSIRHLTVDELSSIAAWAAAGVVILGLLLPLTPAGSVSFGVLASTWLVVTVVATLLRGTMRLLWRLTTPPELTAVLGDGELASAARRKVELFRDMHLRLVEDGPLPLGGTNNNGGASLRDQVLGLDRVILASEWVDPKLIGELAAICREEQVKLSVVSPLRGRAGASPRLSEVGELPVLEYDTRDPSRSTALLKRSFDVVVSASSLVVLAPLFPFVALAIKLDSKGPVFFKQLRAGRRGVPFRMYKLRTMVANAEQALADVVVLEDLAEPMFKVKADPRVTRVGRLLRRLSLDELPQLINVLRGDMSMVGPRPEQIELVERYRPEHRFRLDVKPGMTGPMQIYGRGDLDFGERLAVEFDYVENVSLARDIRILFQTIPVVLRGTGAY
- a CDS encoding glycosyl hydrolase, whose amino-acid sequence is MGPTDRGGKGSIAERARSGLLSGRGALFGALAISLAVLVGFSISLLGGVGSSSSRTAAAIPQQKFFGIAQGIFRFDTQDLQTMAATGIGTDRFLLDWAVVQPTPNGPLAWPDKAIGALASHGIEAIPYVWGSPKWVTPAQQNAPVDSPQQEAAWQSFLKAAVARYGPKGSYWSGGYVQQYGANAKPVPIRAWQVWNEPNLKKFFTPGPDVNASAQKYARLVRISHDAIKGQDPRARMVLAGMPGFGDVTASEFLAALYGAPGFKGAYDAAALHPYAPNVEDLGHQIDQLRTTMAEHGDEDTPLWLTELGWGSGPPDRFRLNKGLAGQANLLNGAFELILNHRRAWKVQRVFWFDWRDPAPASQLAGTCSFCLSAGLLKYTRDPKPAYLAFKRFAGGG